The following are from one region of the Qipengyuania flava genome:
- a CDS encoding enoyl-CoA hydratase — MTDLILTEIADGIATVTLNRPEAMNALSKALRHRLYEVMKALDEDEAVRAVILTGAGERAFTAGVDLKELGSEEGALGAANAEGADENPVKAIEQCRKPVIGAINGVAITGGFEVALACDVLVASTNARFADTHARVGIVPGWGLSQKLSRMIGISRAKELSFTGNFLDAATAERWGLVNRVVAPDELLSEARRIAADIASIDPEFLARYKRLIDEGYAASFGDGLAIEHRLSSSANSAVSPEEVEARRAAVQARGRSQGG, encoded by the coding sequence ATGACCGACCTCATCCTGACCGAGATCGCCGACGGCATCGCGACCGTCACCCTGAACCGCCCCGAGGCGATGAACGCGCTGTCGAAGGCGCTGCGCCACCGGCTCTACGAAGTGATGAAGGCGCTGGACGAGGACGAGGCGGTGCGCGCCGTCATCCTGACCGGCGCGGGCGAGCGGGCCTTCACCGCCGGCGTCGACTTGAAGGAGCTCGGCTCGGAAGAGGGCGCGCTGGGCGCGGCCAACGCCGAAGGGGCGGACGAGAACCCGGTCAAGGCAATCGAGCAGTGCCGCAAGCCGGTGATCGGCGCGATCAACGGCGTCGCGATAACCGGCGGCTTCGAAGTGGCGCTCGCCTGCGATGTGCTGGTTGCCAGCACCAACGCGCGCTTTGCCGATACCCATGCGCGTGTGGGCATCGTGCCGGGCTGGGGTCTGTCGCAGAAGCTCAGCCGGATGATCGGCATCAGCCGCGCAAAGGAATTGAGCTTCACCGGCAATTTCCTCGATGCCGCAACGGCCGAGCGCTGGGGCCTCGTCAACCGCGTTGTGGCGCCGGACGAGCTGCTGTCCGAAGCGCGCCGGATCGCCGCCGACATCGCCAGCATCGATCCGGAATTCCTCGCGCGCTACAAGAGACTGATCGACGAGGGCTATGCGGCGAGCTTTGGCGATGGGCTGGCCATCGAGCACCGTCTTTCCTCTTCCGCCAACAGCGCTGTCAGCCCCGAGGAAGTGGAGGCCCGCCGCGCCGCGGTACAGGCACGCGGTCGCTCGCAAGGCGGCTAG
- a CDS encoding winged helix-turn-helix domain-containing protein, whose protein sequence is MYRVAEFTIDPHRFELARNGERVEIQPRAFKLLLRLVEARGGLVNKDELYASVWDGRIVSESALSSQVKLLRKVLGDTARPHRIVETVHGQGLRIAAEIRREGASVAAEDPAPDAPAAAADGRPTIAVLPLLALNPSKAYAALPEAVPDEIITTLSKLRWLRVSARGSSFRYRSFNQEPSAIGAALGVAYCLSGSVEHAGKQVRLAFELADTRTDSVVWREAYSVALEGLFELRQEVVEQLAARIEEEVTRREFDRLRSETETVFHPWHAFHLGIGKIMTHAAPDYSGAERLFQKALAGDGHFARAHAGMAQVHYWALFQKQAADERATAMALQQAAARAMELDRHDPFCQLMAGRSHLILHQIDEGLEHLERAKALAPSYAVAYSGIGSIQALLGKGDEGLANLQMAMTLSPQDPWKPQMLGALIAAHIARDDLTSAAATARELRRYPVISLQTTAGLMATFALAGEMEEAEERKRVFLEHFPKVGVEEYLKSYPILSDGLQRLTREGFAKMELA, encoded by the coding sequence ATGTACCGGGTAGCCGAATTCACGATCGATCCCCACCGCTTCGAACTGGCGCGGAACGGCGAGCGAGTCGAGATCCAGCCGCGCGCGTTCAAGCTGCTGCTGCGGCTGGTCGAAGCGCGCGGCGGGCTGGTCAACAAGGACGAGCTCTACGCCTCGGTCTGGGATGGGCGGATCGTGTCCGAAAGCGCGCTCTCCTCGCAGGTGAAGCTGCTGCGCAAGGTTCTGGGCGATACCGCGCGCCCCCACCGGATCGTTGAAACCGTCCACGGACAGGGCCTGCGCATTGCCGCGGAAATCCGACGGGAGGGGGCGAGCGTTGCCGCGGAAGATCCTGCACCCGATGCGCCTGCCGCTGCTGCCGATGGCAGGCCGACCATCGCAGTGCTGCCGCTTCTCGCGCTCAATCCGTCCAAAGCCTATGCGGCGCTGCCAGAGGCGGTGCCCGACGAGATCATCACCACCCTTTCGAAGCTGCGCTGGCTGCGCGTCAGCGCCCGCGGCTCCTCCTTCCGCTACCGCTCCTTCAACCAGGAGCCGAGTGCAATCGGTGCGGCGCTGGGGGTTGCCTACTGCCTCAGCGGCTCGGTGGAACACGCGGGCAAGCAGGTGCGCCTCGCCTTCGAGCTGGCCGATACCCGCACCGACAGCGTGGTCTGGCGCGAGGCCTATTCCGTCGCGCTGGAGGGCCTGTTCGAACTGCGCCAGGAGGTTGTCGAACAGCTGGCCGCGCGGATCGAAGAGGAGGTCACACGGCGCGAATTCGATCGGCTGCGCAGCGAAACGGAGACCGTGTTCCATCCCTGGCACGCCTTCCATCTGGGCATCGGGAAAATCATGACGCACGCGGCACCCGATTATTCGGGGGCGGAGCGTTTGTTCCAGAAGGCGCTTGCCGGTGACGGGCATTTCGCCCGGGCCCATGCGGGCATGGCGCAAGTCCACTACTGGGCGCTTTTCCAGAAGCAGGCTGCCGACGAGCGCGCGACGGCGATGGCGCTGCAACAGGCCGCAGCACGGGCGATGGAGCTCGACCGGCACGACCCTTTCTGCCAGCTGATGGCCGGGCGCTCGCACCTCATCCTCCACCAGATCGACGAGGGGCTGGAGCATCTCGAGCGGGCGAAGGCCCTCGCTCCGTCCTACGCGGTCGCCTATTCCGGGATCGGCAGCATACAGGCGCTTCTGGGCAAGGGCGACGAAGGCCTGGCCAATTTGCAGATGGCCATGACACTCAGCCCGCAGGACCCGTGGAAACCGCAAATGCTCGGCGCGCTGATCGCCGCGCACATTGCGCGCGATGATCTCACCTCCGCCGCGGCCACGGCGCGCGAGCTGCGCCGCTATCCGGTCATCTCGCTGCAGACGACAGCCGGGCTCATGGCGACTTTCGCGCTGGCTGGCGAAATGGAGGAAGCGGAAGAGCGCAAGCGGGTTTTCCTCGAGCATTTCCCCAAGGTCGGGGTCGAAGAGTACCTGAAAAGTTATCCGATCCTTTCCGATGGGCTCCAAAGGCTGACGCGCGAAGGGTTCGCGAAGATGGAACTCGCCTAG
- a CDS encoding YeeE/YedE thiosulfate transporter family protein, translated as MSAAFGIDVLSLMAIPLAFLVGFALRRGSVCMVEGTRQAVVLGRSLRLRAFIVAAGAAGCVILPLAWVLPGLGMLAPAFPMSELAITGGVLFGLGARINGGCQFGTLGRLAGGETNYAFTCLGAVAGALLAMRLPLQAPGSSPLASTGVTGILVLAIFALLAAPALRQRYLRNLGRAMRSRKAQLSPIPAMLVVGVVGGVLYTLAGSWTIGALLNRQGAWLLGEASNSADSKVIAGGLALLAGAVFAAVWTRKFRLRAPSLAGLVRNGAGGAMMGAGAALVPGGNGTLLLYAMPSASPSGWIAFAAMSATIALTFWPHRRRRRARSTKA; from the coding sequence GTGAGCGCAGCTTTCGGCATCGACGTTCTGTCGCTGATGGCGATCCCGCTTGCATTCCTCGTCGGCTTCGCCCTTCGCCGGGGAAGCGTGTGTATGGTCGAAGGCACGCGCCAGGCGGTCGTGCTGGGCCGCTCGCTTCGCCTCAGGGCCTTTATAGTGGCGGCCGGCGCGGCTGGCTGCGTCATCCTTCCGCTCGCCTGGGTGCTGCCAGGGCTTGGGATGCTTGCCCCAGCCTTTCCCATGAGCGAGCTGGCGATAACCGGCGGCGTATTGTTCGGGCTTGGCGCGAGGATCAACGGCGGCTGTCAGTTCGGCACGCTCGGGCGCCTTGCTGGCGGCGAGACGAATTATGCCTTCACCTGCCTCGGCGCGGTGGCCGGCGCGCTTCTTGCCATGCGCCTGCCGCTGCAAGCGCCGGGGTCCTCGCCGCTCGCCTCAACTGGCGTGACCGGGATACTCGTGTTGGCGATCTTCGCGCTGCTTGCCGCGCCGGCCCTGCGCCAGCGGTATCTGCGCAACCTCGGCCGCGCCATGCGCAGCCGCAAGGCTCAGCTCAGCCCGATCCCGGCGATGCTGGTGGTCGGCGTGGTCGGCGGCGTGCTCTACACGCTTGCAGGAAGCTGGACGATCGGCGCGCTATTGAACCGGCAGGGCGCCTGGCTGCTCGGCGAAGCGTCCAACAGCGCCGACAGCAAGGTGATCGCAGGCGGGCTAGCCCTTCTCGCCGGAGCGGTCTTTGCCGCCGTCTGGACGCGCAAATTCCGCCTGCGCGCACCCAGCCTTGCGGGCCTCGTCCGCAACGGTGCGGGCGGCGCGATGATGGGAGCAGGCGCGGCCCTCGTACCCGGCGGCAACGGCACCTTGCTGCTCTACGCCATGCCATCGGCCTCGCCATCGGGCTGGATCGCCTTTGCAGCGATGTCGGCAACAATTGCGCTCACATTCTGGCCCCACAGGCGCCGCCGCAGGGCACGCAGCACAAAAGCCTAG
- a CDS encoding glutamate synthase subunit beta, with protein sequence MGKETGFLEYEREDRTYRDPEERLKHYKEFVVPLSEDQLRTQAARCMNCGIPYCHNGCPVNNIIPDWNHLVYEDDWKNALEVLHSTNNFPEFTGRVCPAPCEAACTLNLIDSPVTIKSIECAIIDRGFQEGWVKPQVAEKRTGKSVAVIGSGPAGLACAQQLARAGHAVTVFEKSDRIGGLLRYGIPDFKMEKHLINRRAVQMEAEGVQFRTSSEVGVEVSFQALQENFDAVVLAGGAEEARMLDIPGSELNGVRLAMEFLTQQNKRNAGDDEVRAAPRGSLTATGKHVIVIGGGDTGSDCVGTSNRQGAASVTQLEIMPKPPEHEDKGLTWPDWPVKLRTSSSHEEGVDRDWAVLTKRVVEENGDVAGLECVRVEWKDGRMQEVEGSEFTLKADLILLAMGFTGPKRRGLLDRAGVDLDGRGNVAADTEWYLTSEANVFSCGDMRRGQSLVVWAIREGRQCAHAVDKALMGVTDLPR encoded by the coding sequence ATGGGCAAGGAAACCGGCTTTCTCGAATACGAGCGCGAGGATCGCACCTATCGCGACCCCGAAGAGCGGCTGAAGCACTACAAGGAATTCGTCGTCCCGCTGTCGGAGGACCAACTCCGCACGCAGGCCGCGCGCTGCATGAACTGCGGCATTCCCTATTGTCACAACGGCTGTCCGGTGAACAACATCATCCCGGACTGGAATCACCTCGTCTATGAAGACGACTGGAAGAACGCGCTCGAGGTCCTGCACTCGACCAACAACTTCCCCGAGTTCACCGGCCGTGTCTGCCCCGCCCCGTGCGAGGCGGCCTGCACGCTGAATCTCATCGACAGCCCCGTCACCATCAAGTCGATCGAATGCGCGATCATCGACCGCGGCTTCCAGGAAGGTTGGGTCAAGCCGCAGGTCGCGGAAAAGCGCACGGGCAAGTCAGTCGCGGTGATCGGCAGCGGACCTGCCGGCCTTGCCTGCGCGCAGCAGCTCGCCCGCGCGGGTCATGCGGTGACCGTGTTCGAGAAGAGCGACCGTATCGGAGGCCTGCTTCGCTACGGCATTCCCGACTTCAAGATGGAAAAGCACCTGATCAACCGCCGCGCAGTGCAGATGGAAGCCGAAGGCGTCCAGTTCCGCACCTCGAGCGAGGTCGGCGTCGAGGTCAGCTTCCAGGCGCTGCAGGAGAATTTCGACGCGGTGGTCCTGGCGGGCGGCGCGGAAGAGGCGCGCATGCTCGACATTCCGGGCAGCGAGCTCAACGGCGTGCGCCTGGCGATGGAGTTCCTGACCCAGCAGAACAAGCGCAACGCGGGCGACGACGAAGTGCGCGCCGCGCCGCGCGGTTCGCTCACGGCAACCGGCAAGCACGTCATCGTGATCGGCGGCGGCGACACCGGTTCGGACTGCGTGGGCACCAGCAACCGCCAGGGCGCGGCCAGCGTCACGCAGCTCGAAATCATGCCCAAGCCGCCCGAGCACGAGGACAAGGGCCTGACCTGGCCCGACTGGCCGGTGAAGCTGCGCACCTCCTCCAGCCACGAGGAAGGCGTCGACCGCGACTGGGCCGTGCTGACCAAGCGGGTGGTCGAGGAGAACGGCGATGTCGCCGGCCTCGAATGCGTGCGGGTCGAATGGAAAGACGGCCGCATGCAGGAAGTCGAAGGCAGCGAGTTCACGCTCAAGGCGGACCTCATCCTGCTGGCCATGGGCTTTACCGGCCCCAAGCGTCGCGGGCTGCTGGACCGGGCGGGCGTCGATCTCGACGGGCGCGGAAACGTCGCAGCGGATACCGAGTGGTATCTCACCAGCGAAGCCAATGTCTTCTCCTGCGGCGACATGCGACGCGGGCAGAGCCTGGTCGTCTGGGCGATCCGCGAAGGGCGCCAGTGCGCCCATGCCGTCGACAAGGCGCTGATGGGCGTCACCGACCTGCCCCGCTAA
- the gltB gene encoding glutamate synthase large subunit: MGRTPPHATGLYDPRNEHDACGVGMVAHIKGEQSHAIVTQALEILANLDHRGAVGADPLLGDGAGILLQVPDPLFRKWAKDNGHDLPGAGDYAVAMCFLPQQDEARAFVEKQLELFAAKEGQRVVGWRDVPVTLDGLGKAVVDSMPVMRQCVIARGTNCLDNDAFERKLVVIRKQTLNPLKALEAKHGIEGLSSAYIPSFSSRTVVYKGLLLANQVGSFYDDLRDPDCVSALGLVHQRFSTNTFPSWRLAHPYRFMAHNGEINTVRGNVNWMEARRRTMESELLGADLDKMWPLIPHGQSDTACLDNALELLLTGGYSLAHSMMMLMPEAWAKNELMDPARRAFYEYHAALMEPWDGPAAVCFTDGRQIGACLDRNGLRPARWCTTKDDLVVLASESGVLPFKDEDITRKWRLQPGRMLLIDLEEGRIVEDEELKADLAAAEPYEAWLEKAQYKLADLDHIEPELSATPEATTSLLERQQAFGYTQEDIARFLEPMARGSEDPIGSMGTDTPIAVLSDRSRLLYDYFKQNFAQVTNPPIDPIREELVMSLLSMIGPRPNLLGRDGGTHKRLEVSQPILTNEDLAKIRSVEVALDGAFRTATIDITWDASTGADGLAMALKEMCWAATEAVLGDANILILSDREQGPDRIPMPALLATAAVHHQLVRQGLRMQTGLVIETGEAREVHHFCALAGYGAEGINPYVAFETIETLRADRFPELDAADVARNYVKAVGKGILKVMSKMGISTYQSYCGAQIFDAVGLNSEFIDTYFTGTATTIEGIGLKEVAEEAVLRHAQAYGDNPLYKGMLDIGGIYQYRLRGEAHAWTPQSVAQLQHAVRGKDAKNYEEFARSVNEQSERLLTIRGLMELTPAEQPLSLDEVEPAVEIVKRFSTGAMSFGSISHEAHSTLAIAMNRLGGRSNTGEGGEEPERFLPLDNGDSMRSRIKQVASGRFGVTTEYLVNSDDIQIKMAQGAKPGEGGQLPGHKVDKRIGKVRHSTPGVGLISPPPHHDIYSIEDLAQLIHDLKNVQPESRISVKLVSEVGVGTVAAGVSKCKADHVTISGYEGGTGASPLTSLTHAGSPWEIGLAETQQTLLLNDLRSRIAVQVDGGLRTGRDVAIGALLGADEFGFATAPLIAAGCIMMRKCHLNTCPVGVATQDPELRKRFVGTPEHVINYFFFVAEELRAIMAEMGFRTVEEMVGRVDRIDMRRVERHWKAHGVDLKRILHAVPLDEGKALHHTETQDHGLAAALDVELIKACKPAIESGQAVQLTREIRNVNRTVGAMLSGRIAEAHGHRGLAPDTIRIDFTGVAGQSFGAWLAHGVTLSLTGDANDYVGKGLSGGRLIVRQPEEAPREPGSNIIVGNTVLYGAIAGEAYFAGVGGERFAVRNSGAVAVVEGTGDHGCEYMTGGVVCVLGPTGRNFAAGMSGGIAYVYDPDGQFEKLCNPAQVDVLDIQPGDGEGAEKSWGKPQQRPVSVENFGMGDPLYHDAERLKILVERHQLHTGSAKAKALLDNWTDELKNFRKVMPRDYQRALKALEDEREQAAMEAAE, encoded by the coding sequence ATGGGACGCACGCCGCCCCACGCCACGGGTCTCTACGACCCGCGTAACGAACACGATGCCTGCGGCGTCGGCATGGTCGCTCATATCAAGGGCGAGCAGAGCCACGCTATTGTCACCCAGGCGCTCGAAATTCTCGCCAACCTCGACCACCGCGGTGCGGTGGGCGCCGACCCCCTGCTGGGCGATGGCGCCGGCATCCTGCTGCAGGTGCCCGACCCGCTGTTCCGCAAATGGGCGAAGGACAACGGTCACGACCTGCCGGGCGCAGGCGATTACGCGGTCGCCATGTGCTTCCTGCCGCAGCAGGACGAAGCGCGCGCCTTTGTCGAAAAGCAGCTCGAACTCTTCGCGGCCAAGGAAGGCCAGCGCGTGGTTGGCTGGCGCGATGTGCCGGTCACGCTCGACGGGCTCGGCAAGGCCGTGGTCGATTCGATGCCGGTCATGCGCCAGTGCGTAATCGCGCGCGGCACCAATTGCCTCGATAACGACGCCTTCGAGCGCAAGCTCGTCGTCATCCGCAAGCAGACGCTGAACCCGCTCAAGGCGCTGGAAGCCAAGCACGGCATCGAAGGCCTGTCCTCGGCTTATATCCCGAGCTTTTCCAGCCGCACGGTGGTCTACAAGGGCCTGCTGCTCGCCAACCAGGTCGGCAGCTTCTACGACGATCTGCGCGATCCCGATTGCGTTTCGGCATTGGGCCTCGTCCATCAGCGTTTCAGCACCAACACCTTCCCGAGCTGGCGGCTTGCCCACCCCTATCGCTTCATGGCGCACAACGGGGAAATCAACACGGTTCGCGGCAATGTGAACTGGATGGAAGCACGCCGCCGCACGATGGAAAGCGAGCTGCTGGGCGCCGACCTCGACAAGATGTGGCCGCTGATCCCGCACGGCCAGTCAGACACCGCCTGCCTCGACAACGCGCTCGAGCTGCTGCTCACTGGCGGCTACAGCCTCGCGCATTCGATGATGATGCTCATGCCCGAAGCCTGGGCGAAGAACGAGCTGATGGATCCGGCGCGCCGCGCGTTCTACGAATACCACGCTGCGCTGATGGAGCCCTGGGACGGCCCGGCCGCTGTGTGCTTCACCGACGGCCGGCAGATCGGCGCCTGCCTCGACCGCAACGGCCTGCGCCCTGCGCGCTGGTGCACCACCAAGGATGACCTGGTCGTGCTCGCGTCCGAAAGCGGCGTGCTGCCGTTCAAGGACGAGGACATCACCCGCAAGTGGCGCCTCCAGCCCGGCCGCATGCTGCTGATCGACCTCGAAGAAGGCCGCATCGTCGAAGACGAGGAGCTTAAAGCCGACCTCGCCGCCGCCGAGCCCTACGAGGCCTGGCTCGAAAAGGCGCAGTACAAGCTCGCTGACCTCGACCATATCGAACCCGAACTGTCGGCAACCCCCGAGGCGACGACCAGCCTGCTCGAACGCCAGCAGGCCTTCGGCTACACGCAGGAAGACATCGCGCGCTTCCTCGAACCGATGGCGCGCGGCAGCGAGGATCCGATCGGCTCGATGGGCACCGATACGCCTATCGCCGTGCTGTCGGACCGCAGCCGCCTGCTCTACGATTATTTCAAGCAGAACTTCGCGCAGGTGACGAACCCGCCGATCGACCCGATCCGCGAAGAGCTGGTGATGAGCCTGCTCTCGATGATCGGTCCGCGCCCCAACCTGCTGGGCCGCGACGGGGGTACGCACAAGCGCCTGGAAGTCTCGCAGCCGATCCTCACCAACGAGGACCTTGCGAAGATCCGCTCGGTCGAAGTCGCGCTGGACGGCGCCTTCCGCACCGCCACCATCGACATCACCTGGGACGCCAGCACCGGCGCCGATGGCCTTGCCATGGCGCTGAAGGAAATGTGCTGGGCCGCAACCGAAGCGGTGCTCGGCGATGCCAACATCCTGATCCTGTCCGACCGCGAACAGGGCCCGGACCGCATCCCGATGCCCGCGCTGCTCGCCACCGCCGCCGTGCACCACCAGCTGGTGCGCCAGGGCCTGCGCATGCAGACCGGCCTCGTCATCGAGACCGGCGAAGCGCGCGAAGTGCACCATTTCTGTGCGCTGGCCGGCTACGGGGCGGAAGGGATCAACCCCTATGTCGCCTTTGAAACCATCGAGACGCTGCGCGCCGACCGCTTCCCCGAACTGGACGCTGCCGATGTCGCCAGGAACTACGTCAAGGCGGTCGGCAAGGGCATTCTCAAGGTCATGTCCAAGATGGGCATCTCGACCTACCAGTCCTATTGCGGCGCGCAGATCTTCGATGCGGTCGGCCTCAATTCCGAATTCATCGACACCTACTTCACCGGCACCGCGACCACGATCGAGGGTATCGGCCTGAAGGAAGTCGCCGAAGAAGCGGTGCTCCGCCACGCGCAGGCCTATGGCGACAATCCCCTGTACAAGGGCATGCTCGATATCGGCGGCATCTACCAGTACCGCCTGCGCGGTGAAGCGCACGCATGGACGCCGCAATCGGTCGCCCAGCTGCAGCACGCCGTGCGCGGCAAGGATGCGAAGAATTACGAGGAATTCGCCCGCTCGGTGAACGAGCAGTCCGAACGCCTCCTGACCATTCGCGGGTTGATGGAGCTGACGCCGGCCGAACAGCCGCTCAGCCTCGACGAGGTCGAGCCTGCGGTGGAGATCGTCAAGCGCTTCAGCACCGGCGCGATGAGCTTCGGCTCGATCAGCCACGAGGCGCACTCGACGCTGGCAATTGCCATGAACCGCCTCGGCGGGCGCTCCAACACGGGCGAAGGCGGCGAGGAGCCGGAGCGCTTCCTCCCGCTCGACAACGGCGATTCGATGCGCAGCCGCATCAAGCAGGTGGCCTCGGGCCGCTTCGGCGTCACGACCGAGTACCTCGTCAATTCCGACGACATCCAGATCAAGATGGCGCAGGGCGCAAAGCCCGGCGAAGGCGGCCAGCTCCCCGGCCACAAGGTCGACAAGCGCATCGGCAAGGTGCGCCACTCGACCCCCGGCGTGGGCCTTATCTCGCCGCCGCCGCACCACGACATATACTCGATCGAGGATCTCGCCCAGTTGATCCACGACCTAAAGAACGTGCAGCCCGAGAGCCGTATCTCGGTAAAGCTCGTGTCCGAAGTGGGCGTAGGCACGGTCGCGGCTGGTGTGTCGAAGTGCAAGGCGGACCATGTCACGATCTCGGGCTATGAAGGCGGCACCGGCGCCAGCCCGCTGACCAGCCTCACCCACGCCGGATCACCATGGGAAATCGGTCTTGCCGAAACCCAGCAGACGCTGCTTCTGAACGATCTTCGCAGCCGTATTGCGGTGCAGGTCGACGGCGGCCTGCGCACGGGACGCGACGTCGCCATCGGCGCGCTGCTTGGCGCGGACGAGTTCGGTTTCGCCACCGCCCCGCTGATCGCGGCCGGCTGCATCATGATGCGCAAGTGCCACCTCAACACCTGCCCGGTCGGTGTGGCCACGCAGGACCCGGAGCTGCGCAAGCGCTTCGTCGGCACGCCCGAGCATGTGATCAACTACTTCTTCTTCGTCGCCGAAGAGCTGCGCGCGATCATGGCCGAGATGGGCTTTCGCACGGTCGAGGAAATGGTTGGCCGGGTCGACCGGATCGACATGCGCCGGGTCGAACGCCACTGGAAGGCACATGGCGTGGACCTCAAGCGCATCCTCCACGCGGTTCCGCTGGATGAGGGCAAGGCGCTTCACCACACCGAAACGCAGGACCATGGCCTCGCTGCGGCGCTGGATGTGGAGCTGATCAAGGCCTGCAAGCCCGCCATCGAAAGCGGGCAGGCCGTCCAGCTCACCCGCGAAATCCGCAATGTGAACCGCACCGTTGGCGCCATGCTGTCGGGCCGGATTGCCGAAGCGCATGGCCACCGGGGTCTCGCACCCGACACCATCCGCATCGACTTCACCGGAGTCGCCGGCCAAAGCTTCGGCGCCTGGCTTGCGCACGGGGTGACGCTGAGCCTGACGGGCGATGCCAACGACTATGTCGGCAAGGGCCTTTCGGGCGGCCGCCTGATCGTGCGCCAGCCGGAAGAGGCGCCGCGCGAACCGGGAAGCAACATCATCGTCGGCAACACCGTGCTGTACGGCGCAATCGCGGGCGAAGCCTATTTCGCCGGCGTCGGCGGCGAACGCTTTGCCGTGCGCAATTCGGGCGCGGTTGCCGTTGTCGAAGGCACGGGCGACCATGGCTGCGAATACATGACCGGCGGCGTTGTCTGCGTGCTCGGTCCCACGGGCCGCAATTTCGCGGCCGGGATGAGCGGCGGCATTGCCTATGTCTACGATCCGGATGGCCAGTTCGAGAAGCTGTGCAACCCGGCGCAGGTCGATGTGCTGGATATCCAGCCGGGCGACGGCGAAGGCGCGGAAAAGAGCTGGGGCAAGCCGCAGCAGCGCCCTGTTTCGGTCGAGAATTTCGGCATGGGCGATCCGCTCTACCACGATGCCGAACGGCTCAAGATCCTGGTCGAGCGCCACCAGCTGCACACCGGCTCGGCCAAGGCCAAGGCGCTACTCGACAACTGGACGGACGAGCTGAAGAACTTCCGCAAGGTCATGCCGCGCGATTACCAGCGCGCGCTCAAGGCGCTTGAGGACGAACGCGAACAGGCCGCAATGGAAGCGGCGGAGTAA
- a CDS encoding TIGR04063 family PEP-CTERM/XrtA system glycosyltransferase encodes MTRVLHILDHSLPLHSGYTFRTRAILKSLQASGIEVRGITGARHLAEGPPTETVEGLTFHRVPGEPTGPVGLREWREIEALRAGIERLAQEWRPDILHAHSPALCGMAGARAAKRLGLPFVYEIRAFWEDAAVGNGAGSEGSLKYRLTRALEDRVVARADAVFTICEGLRSDLVARGHDGRKIGLSPNGVDLTLFGEPPERDDALAAEIGIGGGPVIGFIGSFYDYEGLDDLIAAMPALRARHPGAQLLLVGGGPMDEALRAQAANSSAAQAIVFTGRVPHSEVERYYSLVDVLAYPRKKSRLTDLVTPLKPLEAMAQKRIVAASDVGGHRELIEDGKTGLLFPPDDPACIASALAGFIDARENWPALREAGRAHVAQSHDWARNIDRYRAVYQKLLDGTSSAAA; translated from the coding sequence ATGACCCGTGTCCTGCATATCCTCGACCATTCGCTACCGCTCCACAGCGGCTACACCTTTCGCACGCGCGCGATCCTGAAAAGCCTGCAGGCGTCCGGGATCGAAGTGCGCGGGATCACCGGCGCGCGCCACCTGGCAGAAGGCCCCCCGACCGAAACGGTCGAGGGCCTGACCTTCCACCGCGTCCCCGGCGAACCGACGGGCCCGGTGGGCCTGCGCGAATGGCGCGAGATCGAAGCGCTGCGCGCCGGTATCGAGCGGCTCGCACAGGAATGGCGCCCCGATATCCTCCACGCCCACTCGCCCGCCCTGTGCGGCATGGCGGGGGCCCGCGCGGCCAAACGGCTTGGCCTGCCCTTCGTCTACGAGATTCGCGCCTTCTGGGAAGATGCCGCGGTGGGCAACGGGGCAGGCAGCGAAGGCTCGCTCAAATACCGCCTCACGCGCGCGCTGGAAGACCGGGTCGTCGCGCGGGCGGACGCCGTGTTCACCATTTGCGAGGGCCTGCGCAGCGACCTCGTCGCGCGCGGCCATGACGGGCGCAAGATCGGCCTGTCGCCCAACGGCGTGGACCTCACCCTGTTCGGCGAACCGCCCGAGCGCGACGACGCTCTCGCCGCGGAGATCGGCATCGGGGGAGGGCCGGTTATTGGCTTCATCGGCAGCTTCTACGATTACGAGGGGCTCGACGACCTTATCGCCGCCATGCCCGCTCTGCGTGCACGGCATCCGGGCGCCCAATTGCTGCTGGTGGGCGGTGGCCCGATGGACGAAGCGCTGCGCGCGCAGGCCGCGAATTCCTCGGCAGCTCAGGCCATCGTCTTCACCGGCCGTGTGCCGCATAGCGAGGTCGAGCGGTACTATTCGCTCGTCGATGTGCTCGCCTATCCGCGCAAGAAATCGCGCCTCACCGATCTCGTCACGCCGCTGAAGCCGCTCGAGGCGATGGCGCAGAAGCGGATCGTCGCCGCTAGCGATGTCGGCGGCCACCGGGAGCTGATCGAAGACGGCAAGACCGGACTGCTGTTCCCGCCTGACGACCCGGCGTGCATCGCCTCTGCCCTTGCTGGCTTCATCGACGCGCGCGAGAACTGGCCCGCCTTGCGCGAGGCGGGCCGTGCCCATGTCGCGCAAAGCCATGACTGGGCACGCAATATTGATCGTTATCGGGCCGTTTACCAAAAGCTGCTAGACGGAACGTCCAGCGCAGCCGCCTAG